Within Ovis aries strain OAR_USU_Benz2616 breed Rambouillet chromosome 3, ARS-UI_Ramb_v3.0, whole genome shotgun sequence, the genomic segment TATACATATCATCTAGAAGTTAGTTTTTTAAAGGCTAGAATTAAATGACTGTACAAAGAAAGTATTCACCTATTTAGCATGTAGCATTTAAGTCTGTATAAATAACAATATACTGTAATGGTTAGGAACATAATCTTTAGAACAGTGTTCTCAACCAAGAGTGATATTGCTCCTGGGGACATTTAACAATGTCTGGAGACGTTTTTCATTATCACAACTGGGATGGTACTTCTTGCATCTAATATATAGAGGACCAAGATTCTGCTAAAACAGTGCACAGTAAAgcccccaatgctgggaaagtaTCTGACCCACAATGTCAGTAGTTCTGAAGTTGAGAAAAACTGCTGTAGAGTCATACTGCTTAcgtttgattcctggctctgtTATTTTCTAATCATATGACCTTGGGCACATTATTAACATCTCTGCttcagtttctacatctgtaaaaaggggattgttgtgaggattaaaacaCACATACTCATGGAGTTTAGAATAGTGCCCAGCATGTAATAAATGCTCAGCAAAATTATttgctattaaaataattattaaaagttGTGAAGTAAATATTTACCTTCAAAGTTGGTCacaaaatttttatcattttccacaaaaatatcatgttttaatgtttaaatatctGACAGAATTAGGAATGTTATTTtagattaactttttttttacaaaggaaaatttctgtctttctgtttgcTTTAGTTTGCTGCTTTTCTTTacttattgttttaaattagttGTACTTTTATtcagtatgtttattttttctttatcttttgttttcttaatagcTGGGGCTCTCAGTGCACACAGGTATTTCCGAGATAATCCTTCCGAGTTATGCTGTATCATTGTAGATAGTGGATATTCCTTTACACATATAGTTCCTTACTGTAgaagtaagaagaaaaaagaagcgATTATTCGGTGAGTTGCATTCaattttcatcttatttcttataataaaaCTGGATGAAATGTGTGGTAAACTGAACTAAATTTGAATTCTTCCTTTTTAGGATAAATGTGGGAGGAAAACTCCTAACCAATCATCTAAAAGAAATCATATCTTATAGGTAATACTAAGCTTTGATTCTATGGTAAGATGAGATGCTGGGggtgaaatttttaaagtaatttaaaattattccttGCCTTTAGTTCTAATTTCAGGCAACAGTTCTGAATTATTGCTTTAAAGACTATACTGCATAGatactgggttgaccaaaaagtttatttgggtttATCTGTAACACCTTATGGAAGAacttaaatgaactttttgaccaactcaGTAAATACCAATGATGTTCAAGTTAAAAAGCTTTCTGACATATGAAATGGTAGTGTCCACCAAAAAGACATTTCCAATTTCTCGGGAGTTTAatacattaataatattttaaaattgcaaatgtaCATATACCTTGTAAAACATTTTACAATGCATATAAGGAAATAAGgggctaaaaagaaaataaatctctgcttcccttttccatttctcttgtcAGTTCTCCATACACAGTATAATACTTGaactttatttatcttttatccttttttaatctctaaaagcCTTAATAATGTGCACTGCCATGTATAAAACAATAGCTATAGGAACCTCCTGTATAgtaacagggagctcagctcagtgctctgtcaTGACCTAGAGGGATAAGATGTTGGGGCGGGTGTGGGAAGGAGGTCCAGCAGGGAGagtctatatgtatacataatagctggttcactttgttatataacagaaactaacacaacattgtaaagcaactataccccccccccaaagaaaaatagatagatagatatgtttCTGGATTAGCCGATATTAGTAGACTGTCCACTATTAAAAGATTAGGAATTAGTGTACTTAATCACCTCCcaagaagggcatagcaacccactccagatttcttgcctggagaatccccatggacagaagagctcaatgggctaccgtccatgggattgtaaagagttaaacatgactgagtggctaagcacaacTTAAATAAGATAATGGAATGGGTATTCcataaagttaaaaatactttacacattcaaaaatttaatagtttttaaagatCAGTTACCTGGAaatttaattccagaaaaatacttTCAATGATAAgttgcaattaaaattttttcatttcacattaccatttttatttctgtttagaCAGTTACACGTTATGGATGAAACTCATGTGATTAATCAAGTGAAAGAAGATGTATGCTATGTGTCTCAGGATTTTTATAGAGACATGGATATTGCCAAGTATGTATAATGGTAGCCTAAAAATTGGAAAGTTGATTCTTGGCTAATGTTAAGCATAGTTAAAATACTTCATAagtctccattttgttttccaggttgaaaggagaagaaaatacaGTAATGGTAGACTATGTTTTGCCTGACTTTAGTACAATTAAAAAGGGCTTTTgtaaggtaatttttaaaaaaattttattttgtattagcatgaagttaatttataatgtattagtttcaggtgtgtaataactgattcagttatacattattctttttcaagtgttttctcactgttattacagaatattaagttgagtttcctgtgctatacagtaggttcttattgattatttattttaaatatattgtgcatGGATGCATatttagttgcttcagttatgtccaagtctttgcgaccccaggactgtagcctgctaggttcctctgtccttgggattctccaggcaagactactcggatgggtagccattccctttgccaagggattttcccaacccggtgattgaacctgaatctcctgcattgcaggcaaactttatactgtctaagccaccagggaagcccatagtaactccatggactgtagcccaccaggcttctctgttcatggaattttctagggaagaatattggagtgggtagccattcccttctccaggggatcttcgtgacccagggattgaacctgaatcttacgttgcaggcgaattcttgaccatctgagccacctatatagaagtgtatgttaatcccaatgtcctaatttatccttctccccACCTTTCTTTTTtgacaaccataagtttgttttctaaatctgtgataTAAGgtaatttttaagtctttttcaaGCGACCACTCAGGTTTGAAAAGCATCTAGCTGGGATTGATGGAATGTCAGAGTTGTTGATGATAGCCTTCTTGCCTGTTGGCCATTTCTGTAGACACCAGAGTATGAATGATTAATTAATATCTGtattaaatttatttagaaaaagaacTATCCACTGTGATAGCTTATGGGACAAATCTGCAGATAAACAGTAACTTTACCTATATTATGGTTTacccatttctgttttcttaagaaTTAGTGTAAGTCCAGTTAGATTATTTGCCTGTTGTGAATGTTATTGACACAGCAGACCCAGGGCTGTGGTATCAGATTGTAGTTGAAAAGGGCAAAATCCAGTGCATTTTGAAAATGTTGAGTAGGGTTTATCTTGGATGTCAAAACAATATAATTTCTCCCTATCTTTGATCAGCTCAGTTTTATGTTTGGGTAAATGTGAAGTTTGCCCTTACAGTTACTGGATTGGTGAGGACTTTTAGCAGTTAAAAGACTTTGGTCAGAAACCTAAGCACACAGAGATATTTTCGCAAGGAGACATTTATggtaatgttcattgcagtatacATTGAGTGAAAAATTGGGAAGAGCCTAAATACTCACTAATGGAAgaagaataaatttttatttattcatgttataagtgaaagtgtgaagtcactcagtcatgtccgactctgcaaccccatggactgtagcctaccaggttccaccatccatgggattttccaggcaagaatactggagttggttgccatttcttctccaggagatcttcctgacccagggattgaacccgagtctcccacatggttgacattgtaggcagacactttaccatctgagccaccagggaagatcctcaTGTTATAAAATAAGCAGTAAAAATATAGTAAGAGGTATGTGATCATCATGGATAAATCTCAGAAATGTATTTCTGTTCAGAAGACTATATACCATTTCAGGATATGTAGAATAATTCTTTATATGTGggcatttataaaaatgaagtaaaagtatAAAAACTGTGTGTGAATGATAGCGCCACATTTAAAATGGGAGTGTTATCTGTGAAGGTATGTTAAACTGACTGATGGATACATgggttttatataattatttatacttatttttatgcctgaaattaaaaaaataatttctttggcCAGATTTTtaaggtgaaatacaaataagaaTTCAGAGAAGGTTACCCCCTTAGAAATAGATCCTTGTGGAAGGACCAAGGCTGACTTTAAGAAGTGAGAATTATGACAGATTATGGAATCTGGTTATCTGGACATGAACTGGGGAGAGGAACTGACAGCCTGAATCCCACATAGAATATGGaagatgtattttttctttataagacAAGGAAAACTGCCCCAAACATATAGATAGGAGGCATCTTTCTCATCAGGCATGTTTGATCATCCTCATACAACTATAGCTGTTTAAAGCAGTCCAATGATATAAACACCTTATAGAAAATTTACGGCACTCTGAACTTATGATGATAAAGTAATCGGTATTTCTACCAGGATGGACCCTGAATGATGGACCCTATGTCTCTAAACCTGACTGAAAATCACCTGGGCCACTTGAAGAACAATTGATATCCATGTTCTTTGTTCCTGTCCCTGGAAATATTTAGGACCTAAGTTTGGAAACTTaatctataaaagagaaaaaaatctcttccagGTGATTGGACTATTAGCTAGGCTTGGAAATCCTTCTCTTTTGTAAAACGTATTTCTCTCCTGCCCTACAAATGACAACTTACCAGTTTATTGGACATTATCTGCTGAACCCTGCCAGTTTCCTTCCCAAACCGTAAGCCTTGATTTCTCGGCACTGCACCGTACATAGTGAGCTAGTAGAGGTGTGGTTGTTCCTTCAATTGACTATTGTATTGCTTCTCAtcagagaaaaaaggcaaaagcCACATTGTACTGTTTGCAGCTCTTTTATTGACTTTTGACCTTGTGATCAGAAGCTTGGTGTGACTGCACTTCTATGGACTCCTTGTTACATGTACACTTTAATATCAATTGAGTGGACATAGTTGGTCTGGACTTTTACCAGATGATGGAATGTTACctcaaatgtctttaaaaaataacgGTTTAATTTCTACTTTGCCAATTAatactaaaatttatatttcactACATGTTAAATTGTGTACATCGTAATAATTTTTAAGGTTTAGAAATGACTATATTTTGTATATGTTAGGATTACTCCtaaaatgtgtctttttaaatttaatacttGATTAACTTGTTTTCATTGTTGCCTGATAATCAAAATCTTTGATGAAAGCTgataaaatatgtttgaaattaGAAAAGCCATACTGcataaagtgaaagagaatttgTTTCAGAGTCTTTATACTTAGAATATTGTTAAAACTTGGACCTTGATTGTTTAttcaagaacatttttaaatactCAGGAAAAAGTTACAACCTTGATTTTTTAGTATTGATGACATCAATATGATGAGGTCTGTAATATTGTTACTGATTACAGCTGATAGAaattccagttttattctttaacAGAAAGAGAATGCCTACTAAAGTGTAATGAATGCTTTGCTGACCTTAATTGAGAAAATTAAGTTAACAATTACTTAATAGTTACTAGTTGccacttttaaacatttttttcatgctaCCAGAATGAAATTTATGAGGACTGTACAGTCAGTCATGGCCTGCATTAACTAAAACAGCAACTCCCAGCAGcccttttaaatttcttcatctatgtctaaaacaaaaatcattttggAATTGTACTCTTAGAAACAGAAACTGCTTGTAGTACAAGATTACATATTAACAATGACTTCAGAGCTAACATTCAGCAAGGATTTCTACTTCTGGCTCTTTCCCATAGTTAGATATTTGACCCTAGGTCAGTCACTTGATCTTCTGTAAAATTAGGGGTGTGGGCTAGAAAACTTTGTTGTCAAATGAAATTCTCCATATCTGTATCTGTCTCAAGTTATTTTGAGTGTTGACAAGATGAGTTATATCCTGTACACTCAAACCAATatcaattttaaatgaatttgtaaatttataggaaatattttCCATTCTTCTCGAGAAGGAAGAATACTTTATCTGTAAAGAAATAATATTCTTCTCTTGGCCAGTGCAACAGTAGTTTAACTGAGTAAAAAATGATGTGTAATTTTCCTTGTTCTTCCTAGAGTATTGTGAATTTATTGTAGTTTttaggatatttttattttaaaataatgtttcaagTGAGAAATTTCCAAATGATAGCAATCAGAATCATTCATATCCAGGTTAGGAGTAGCAATGtagtgcatgcttgctaagttgcttcaattgtgtcagactctttgcaaccccatggactatagcctgccaggctcctctgtccatgggattcttcaggcaagaatactggagttgggttgccatgccctcctccaagggatcttcctgacccagggatcaaacctgtgtctcctatggaATGTAATAGGAGGAAATACTGTGTGTTTTTTGGGGTTGTTAGCTGAATGATCTTGAGCAATTCCAATAACCTTGCCTAGCCCAGTTGGAtcattaataaaaggaaaatatgccTGCCTTACTGGGTTATATAAGAATTCAGAGTGATAATGTATGAAAAACGCCTAAAGAAAATTCCACATTGTTGGCTTGCATGCTATACTGGGTAGCGGATTTGTGATGGTGAACAATATGGACAACAAAGGATAATAGAGGATGATTACTGGAGGGACCTTTTATTTGGGAGTCAGAAAAAGCCTCTCTGAGGAAGCTGAAACCTGAACAGAGAATGGATGACTGATTACATTGAGGAATCTGTTATAGTCTTTATCTACTTTACTGTCTAACAacaaattaatatttcttttcatacattttaaataattttatatttatataaggaTTTGGGTATAGTCAGTTACaggtaaaaatgtatatatgagtCAAATGAAGTTTATGTCCTTAACCATCTAGAACAGCTGATGATTCTTAGTACAATTGAGAGGAACCATTATTTTAATGATGTAGAACattataaaaggaaattatttttttcctgggcCCTTCAGGAATTATAGCTCACAGAGTTGAATGGGTtagcagaaaataaataacagaagaatTTCAGTGATAAAGTCCATTTATTTGCCTAAATCATTTGGTAACTGATTTTTGAATAGAGATTGAAtgcataataaaaaaaattttaagtatgttcTTTGTTCTTTAGAAAGCGGATTCACTCTGCTATTATAGATAGATTATGAAATTCCTTCTGCTCTATTatccttttctttgtttgttttaaaatgtgtggaATAAAGCCAGCTCATCTTTGGGGGAATAGCTACATTCAGAGTAAATAATCACTTAATTGTGTGGTTTAGGTAACAGGAGAGAAGACCGCATTTTTCTAACTTTTGAGAATCCTGAAACTTCCAAGAACATGGTTAATATATTCGTATTTCATAGTATTAAGATTACTAAATGTTATTCATTGTATGAGCTAGATAATGTAGCAtacttttcatcttatttttctttaagccaaGAGAAGAGATGGTGTTAAGTGGAAAATACAAATCTGGGGAACAAATTCTTCGTTTGGCCAATGAGAGATTTGCTGTTCCAGAAATACTCTTCAATCCTTCTGATATAGGCATTCAAGAAATGGGGATTCCAGAAGCTATTGTCTATTCAATTCAGAACTTACCTGAAGGTACATTAATAAATTAATGAGGAATAATGATAtccttgttgctcagctggtaaagaatccacctgcagtgcaggagacctgggtttgatccctgagttggaagatcccctggagaacagaaaggctacccactccagtattgtggcctagaaaattccacggactgtatagtccatggggttgcaaagagtcggacacaactgagtgactttcgcacaatgacacttttttaaaattataagctcTCTGAATCCTAAGAAGTCAACTGTTTCTTTTGAATAATTTGAACAAATGGCTACTTTATTTGCAGAGACTTCCAGATCCAGTAATGTACTTGAATGATTCTTTATTGGTCCCAGATGATAAATTTGATATAAGTAATTATGGTCTATTTAAACTTAAAGTaattcatctctttaagagtaTTAAATTGCTATATCCCTTTTAGAAAAGTTTTAAGCCATATTTGCACAGAatagaaatttataatttaaCAATTTAATGGTTTTTAGTTGTTGATGAGATTGGTTTATTTCTTCTGTTATATTTAGGTTAATATACTGGAagttagggttttttgttttagaaGTTAGTTTTATTGAAATTAAAGTATAATGCTTCACAGTGTTGTCTGGGTTCTCTTGAAACATGATTTAATGAAATGATGTTCTAGAGTTTTGGAGTACTTTTATACCTTGAAAATGTCTCTCTTCTTCTTAAGGAACAATTTAGGCATTGTAGAAAATCTTACACATGCAATGCCCTttcctctcattaaaaaaaaaagaagaaaaagaaagttaatgcCATGACCTTAATAtagcttctccaggatatctttccaacccagggatcaaacccaagtcccccgcattgcaggcagattttttttaccatctgagccataactAGCCAGTTGTTTTAATACAGTTATTTTACAgttattttcatattaatatttcatgttgatttctcattttatataaacagtatttttcactATCATTTGTGTTACACAGTAAGTATGTGTGTCTCAGTGAGATAACATGGAAACTTGAATTCTCAAGTTAAAAATGGACCTCCTGTTTATCTTTACACCAGCTAACCATCTCAGCCTACATAAAGACCTCTTCCATTTTATGGAAGAACAGTTGTAATTTTCATATGTCTGGTACTAGAATTTTACTCATTTACATAAAGcttatgtgtatatgtaataaATTGCTAGTAGTTCAACCCCTTTACTTTTGCCTTACTTTTAAAGATTTATGAGATCATATTtctatttaatgtatttatttgtttaaatgataATCTCATTACAACATCTTATAATTTATAtggttgttaaaaaaaataaatggtttcCCAACTAGTAACTTGAATTCCTAATTGCTTTTACCTAAGCCCACCTCCCTATTTCTCCAGAAAGATAAGTAAACAGATTTTCTAATGTCTCTTTTCTCTatcttttttatctcttttaaaagaaatgcagCCACATTTTTTTAAGAACATCGTTTTGACAGGAGGAAATTCCCTTTTCCCAGGATTTAGGGATCGAGTTTACTCAGAAGTTCGATGTCTCACTCCAACAGATTATGATGTTTCTGTTGTGCTGCCTGAAAAGTAAGTCTTGGTGTATATAGAAACAAATCCTGGAAGTTAGTTTGTAGATAAAAGAGGTCTATAGGCAGACTTGAGTTTAAAGCCTAGTTGTACCATGTTGGCAGGTTTATTTCACCTTTGGgatgctcatttttcttttctcgaAAATTGAAATGACAAACATTACATTTAAGTGGATTAAAATGGGGTGAAATATGTAAAGTACTGACCATCATATTTAGTAAATAACAGGTGCTCAGTTAATATAAGATCACTTCCCTGTAGTAAATCAGTCCTCATTCCTAAGAAATTTTTATAGACAAAGCAGTTAGGTTATTATCTATGTGATTTCTCTGAGCTGTCATTTTTTGAGAGTTTCTATAAAGAATACAAATAAGAGGATTTAACCAATAAGATAAATTATGTCAACTGataagttgttttaaaataatttaaaatatttaaaataaacttttaagtagtctttctttttaaaaaaaattcaaagctaTTTCACATGTACCCCCTATCCTGTTTTATGAGAAAAAGCAGATAATTAAGGTAGAATTTTAGAGCTGTCAGAAAGGCTTACAAATCTGTTTAGTTCTATGTacttactttctaaataaataaggGCTGGTGAGTTAACAAAGGCCTTATGGTAAGTTAATTGCAGTAACCAGACTAAAATTTAGTTCTCTTTAGTTGGAGGCAGGAGTTCTCACCAAATTCCAGTAATCCCCCCCTTACTGCTCCACTGTAGCAGAGTTGAAAACAAGACCCCCACACACCTGATGTGGGCtgcaaggcacatgggatcttagttctccaaccagggattgaacccacatccccctgcatcggaagcacagagaatcttaatcactggacttgccagggaagtcccccagatatctgatttttaattttagaattttattttaaagctaaagtggagttttttttaaaatcaatagcaGTTAATAGAAGGCCCTCATCTGGTCACTTAATTTGATAGCCATCAGATAAAAGAATACATAACCATTAGATGTTGGAATGATTTTTATCAGCATTAATGTTCATATACCCTTTTGAATATGAAGTATATTGAATTTTTatcctgaattttaaaatgcaagtcaTGAACATACATTATGGATATGAAAAGAGGAACAGTTTTTATTCTTTGATCCGTCAGATCTTTTTTGCACATCTTTACAGATAGATCTAGATACAGATTTAGTTTTTTTAAGCTTAGGAAATGCAGTAAATACAATAAGGAAATTTTCCTGTAtcatttttcagatttaaaattgAACTAGGGGAGAGGAATGGTAGAATTACACAAAGTATAACCAGTATAACCTTGGTTGTTCATAAATTGAAAGTCTGATGTGCTCTGTTTACTTAGTGCCCTTTCCGACCCTGTAACAGGTTTGTCATGCACTgtgctctcttttttttcttttcttcctcttattAACCCCTCCCCTGCACTGCACTATGTTTTCTAAATGTCTCATTTATTAGAGGGAACAAAGTATAGGAGCAAAAGCACAGACTGTGAAAACAACTCCAAGTTGAGTCCTAGTTTCAGTCTTAAGCTCTTTGAACCTCATTTTCCAGATATATAAAGTGAGTTTTTAATAGCAGTTCGTCAGTTGTAGGGTGAATTGATGACATGATGTATCTTTGCCGCATAAAAAAGTTAGACTCAGATatattctagtttttctttttatgcatTTTTGATCTTTTGTTTGTATTCTTGATTTTTCTTAGAAGATCCATAAATTCAAAGCACAGGGAAAAAGTAAAGAAGAGCTATTTGTAGTGGTAACTAAGTTTCCTTTCTTTATGATTTCTTGacttctgtgaaagtgaaaagtaaaagttaatCACTGTTTGCagcctgatggactatagccctccaggctcccctgtttacagaattttccaggcaagagtactggagtggtttgctatttccttctccaggggattttcttctccaagagattGGACTGAacccaatctcctgcattgcaggcagactctttaccatttgagccaccagggaagcccctcctctgAAGTTTATACTTATTTTCACACTTGAAATGATCTTCTGTTAAATCAAGTTGGGTAAAGATTGCCACATTTTAGTTACTAATTAATGTTTCTGGCATTTCAGTTCTGTAAAATCATCTGAGTTcgtttattttacctttttttttagcCCTATTACTTATGCCTGGGAAGGTGGAAAATTGATATCAGAGAATGACGATTTTGAAGATATGGTGGTAACAAGAGAAGATTATGAAGAAAATGGACATAGCATCTGTGAAGAGAAATTTGatatttaagaaacatttctGAAAGTTCTGACTTTCTATGACAAAGGTTTAATTTTCAGCGTTCTTTATAAAGGAAGTTAAGGACCTGTGTTAGCTTTCATCCCAAGATAACATCTCAAACTTATCTAAATACTTTGATCCCTGGCTAATTTTCAAAGGTTTCTTAGCTAGGTTAGTAAGTAAACTGTAACTCACcccatattttcattattttagctAGACTTATTCTAACAATGCTTATGCTGTTTCTGAGAGTAAGTTACCTTtcattaaaagatgaaaaagtgaGTGTAATTTAAGTTTGATTCTTTAGAGCCAAAAACACAAACTTAACCGTCTCACTGATTTCAGGTTTCCTTAGAAGGTAGTTTTGTGTGACTGACTCAGAATTGACCAGTGTGTGTTGATcatttcccttccccagtggagaTACAATTTCTCTCTTTTAgaactaagtattttatttttaaattgtcatttttatttatatatactaaaGTTGGAAAAACTAATCTATGTTTGTATCATGTTCTTTTTTACTTGGCATAAGTGTGAAAATATGACACTGTAAACCAATCTAGTCAAGTGTTTTTGATCACTACAATGTTTCAGAAGTGTATTATTTCGCTCATAAAAACACTATaccattttttgtttatttttcttatataccATTTTTCAGAATGAAATTCTTATGTCATTGGGCTCCTGAATCAAATTACTACCAGTCTCTCTACCTTAGCTAAAATCTTGCACCTACCCCATGGCTTCAGGGATTTTAACAGCCTAGAGTGAAAGAAGGTAGTTTTCCAAAGGAAGATTAAGATAAAGAGACAGATGCTGGGCAGGGTGAAAGAACTGTTCATTACAATTACATTTAGATTATATGGATGGTCCCTGACTCAACAGTGGTTCGACTTAATGATTTTTTGACTCTACGATGGTGCAAAAGCAGTATACATTTAGGAGAGACTGTTCTTCAAATTttgcagatttatttatttatttttggctgtactggatctctgttgctttgtgtgggctttctctgattttggcgagcaggagctactcttcactgcagtgcgtggacttctgatttctgtggcttgttgcagagcacaggctctaggcgcacaGGTTACAGAAGGTGACACTTGGACTCAGTagttttggcactcagctttagtTGTTCTGCACATGTGGGATCTcactgggccagggattgaagctgtgccCTCTGCATTAGCAGataggttcttaaccactagagcaccagggaagcccttttcttggaattttgaattttgatcttttcccaaCCTAGTGATATGTGGTATGTTACTTTATTGTGATGCGGGGCAGCATTTGGGCACATGGGTATTCATTATATTAGAATCTTATCTCATAATTTTCAAGTCTCTGATCCACTAGTTCAAACCTGAGCCGTCATCACCAGCCATATCTTCATGCAAATTGAACGGCCAGAAATGCTGCTGTCAGTTTTGCTCTGGCATCATTTCCCTTCCCCAGTGCAGGTTAGGCTTGTTCAGTGGCATGCTGTGTCAAGTGGAAGTGCTCTATACAAGACTGGACTCAGGATGGACAAGTTAATCACTGGAGCTCTCACTTAGAGCATTTATTCTTACTATACTGTTCACCTTTCTCTCAACCCACATCTGACCAAAGAGGAAAAATTTAGGCCTAGTTTATGAGTGAATTATGCATGATATGGCTGGCAGTAGCCAGAAGTGGAGC encodes:
- the ACTR6 gene encoding actin-related protein 6 isoform X2, whose amino-acid sequence is MTTLVLDNGAYNAKIGYSHETVSVIPNCQFRSKTARLKTFTANQIDEIKDPSGLFYILPFQKVDFLDTNIIITEPYFNFTSIQESMNEILFEEYQFQAVLRVNAGALSAHRYFRDNPSELCCIIVDSGYSFTHIVPYCRSKKKKEAIIRINVGGKLLTNHLKEIISYRQLHVMDETHVINQVKEDVCYVSQDFYRDMDIAKLKGEENTVMVDYVLPDFSTIKKGFCKPREEMVLSGKYKSGEQILRLANERFAVPEILFNPSDIGIQEMGIPEAIVYSIQNLPEEMQPHFFKNIVLTGGNSLFPGFRDRVYSEVRCLTPTDYDVSVVLPENPITYAWEGGKLISENDDFEDMVVTREDYEENGHSICEEKFDI
- the ACTR6 gene encoding actin-related protein 6 isoform X1; the protein is MTTLVLDNGAYNAKIGYSHETVSVIPNCQFRSKTARLKTFTANQIDEIKDPSGLFYILPFQKGYLVNWDVQRQVWDYLFGKEMYQVDFLDTNIIITEPYFNFTSIQESMNEILFEEYQFQAVLRVNAGALSAHRYFRDNPSELCCIIVDSGYSFTHIVPYCRSKKKKEAIIRINVGGKLLTNHLKEIISYRQLHVMDETHVINQVKEDVCYVSQDFYRDMDIAKLKGEENTVMVDYVLPDFSTIKKGFCKPREEMVLSGKYKSGEQILRLANERFAVPEILFNPSDIGIQEMGIPEAIVYSIQNLPEEMQPHFFKNIVLTGGNSLFPGFRDRVYSEVRCLTPTDYDVSVVLPENPITYAWEGGKLISENDDFEDMVVTREDYEENGHSICEEKFDI